The genomic stretch ATGCCACCTCCTGTTTACCTCTTATGCCTTAAAGAAGAAGCCGGCGATAGACACCGGCTCCTTCAAGTGGTCCATTACGAGCGGAGTTACCGCTCAAGCGCTCCGTCAGATCGAGCGGGTACATCCGCTGTGACGCGGTAGAAGTAGGTTGGTTGGGTGTTTAGAATGTAGGGATGGGTGAACGTGTTTGTGGTGGCGTAGCCAAAAGGTGTAAATGGCCCCGAGGGGCTCACGGAACCGTACACCACATAGACAACGTCTTCCACAGGACGTCCTGTGATGGAATGCGTCACAGGTGCCCAATCTAACCGAATGCCGTTAAGCGGGCCTTTCTGCGCTACGAGACTGTCCACGGGGGGCAAGATCACCTGCGCCTGTCCCTGAAGCGGAATTCGATACGTGCTGTCGCACGGCTGGACTACCGATAGTTCCAGCGTATCAGCGAAGGCTCCGGAAGATGCAGGCAGGAAGCGTACCCGACAGTCATAATCGGAGAAGGGTGCGATTTGACCCCCCAGCCCGTTGGTATCTACCGTGAATACCGGCGAAATTTGCCGAACCATGCTTAGGGGAATGGCCTGCGAGGTCGGGTTGAATAGGGATAGCGACAGCGTCGAATCATTGCCCAAGTCCAGCAACCCAAACTCCAGAGAGAACGGGTTGACCATCAGTCCACAATGGGTGAATGGATATGCCCCGATATCGGCTCGAGTTGAGTCCGGGTCGCGCGGTGAGTCGGGATCCCCTGCATCAATGCACGGCGATGTGGCTAGTAGATGGAAATCACGGTTCGCAAGGTCGGTTATCGCGGGATCAGTGCTGATATTGCCAGCGCCTGGATACCCGTCCGGAACGTCGGAATAGCTGCACGCTACGGAGCCGTCCTGGATCCAGATGGCCGAGTCAGTAGTTGCTTGATTTCCCCACACAATACAGTTTCGTAGCGTTGGCTGTCCGCCCAGGACTACCG from bacterium encodes the following:
- a CDS encoding right-handed parallel beta-helix repeat-containing protein — encoded protein: MKCLKTFVVLCALMLISRDSANATDVCGIAAGLWDIAGSPYNVTCDVTVPTGQTLTIQPGVNVLFAGHYKFIVNGNLQAMGTEQDSIMFTRAFPTEESKWWGIRFLNAGDTSRLAYCRIEWGHAEGGSNPFYDYYGGGIDCENSPLVVTHSLLTHNASRYDGGAINIKDCSPLILNTTIADNVALDDGAGGGISVWPNSSPRFERCVISSNSADNGGGVYCRSSAPLFVNCDFIGNTASGPVHSKGGALAVVLGGQPTLRNCIVWGNQATTDSAIWIQDGSVACSYSDVPDGYPGAGNISTDPAITDLANRDFHLLATSPCIDAGDPDSPRDPDSTRADIGAYPFTHCGLMVNPFSLEFGLLDLGNDSTLSLSLFNPTSQAIPLSMVRQISPVFTVDTNGLGGQIAPFSDYDCRVRFLPASSGAFADTLELSVVQPCDSTYRIPLQGQAQVILPPVDSLVAQKGPLNGIRLDWAPVTHSITGRPVEDVVYVVYGSVSPSGPFTPFGYATTNTFTHPYILNTQPTYFYRVTADVPARSDGALER